The Trinickia caryophylli genomic sequence GCACGCGGCGGTCTGGGCAACCTGCGTCAGCAAAGCCTGCATATAGAGCAGCATCAGGCGGCGCAGGAGGTCGGAGCGCGCGATTTCGTGCTTCAACTGCTGCGCGCTCATCCTGTAGGCGAAGCCGGCGCATTGCACTTGCACGCGGCTCGGCATCGTTTCTCCCCCGGTCAGGACCTGGACGCCCGTCATACCCTCGCGCCCGACGGCAGCGAGCTCCACCGATCCGCCGTCCTCCATCATCGACAGAATCGAAATGATGGCGGTCGTCGGGAAATAGACGTGATGGATTTTGTGGCCGCAGTCGCAAAGCAGTTGCTCGGTGCGCAGATGGACCAATTCAAGATGCGGCGTGAGCGCTTGCCATTCGTGCGGGGGCAGGGCGCCGAGAAGATGGTTGCCGTGCAGATCGGATTGCAGTGTCAACATGATCGGTCCTCTGTTAAAGCCACGTCATGCGCTGAAGGCGCACGTGCTCTTGCGGCTCTTGTTGCTTCTCCCGGTTCTCACCGCATTGCGTAGGACTGCGAAACACCTGCGTTCCCTGCGATGCATCTGTTCCGGCGTCGTTTGGCCGGCCCTCCCTGGGCCGAGCTGCCGTCTGCGCGGCAGCGCTCCGTTGCGTGCCTGGTTCAGCGAGGATCATGCCAAGCCCCGAGCGCACGGGGCTTGGGGAGGGGAGCCGTCTGCTGCGGCGCGCGAGCCAGACCGGTCCGGGGCTTTTTGTTTCAAATCTGCACAATGGGCGGTTTGTGTCCATATCTTGAGAAGGCGCTTCGGCTGCTGCGCCTAAGCGATTGACGGAATTGACTTTCGTGCGGGTCACGCAAATCCCGAGCGGGCGCGGCACGCGGCTCGATCCGCCGCGCCGGCTCGCGTGTGCGAACCGCAGAATTGATTCAGCTATGTTGCATTGGCCGCATGCGGTGTTGCGTCGCTTCTATTCGTCCGATCGCCTGAGAACCGCCTTGAGACGGGGCACCGCCGTTCGGGCGCGCGGGTGCCCTTCGTTGGCCGCCAGGCTCGAGACGCCATCTTCGCCGTCCGAGAAGACCGAGGTCGTCACGCCACCTTGTAAGAACCGGCGCGCGTCGCGAATGACTCAATGTTGAGACGCGTGAGCCAAGCCTCGCTGGAGGGCTTTCCCTCGCCGTTATCCGTACCGCGAAGGTGGGTGCGATGGCGAACGGAAAGCGGCTTGTCCGAGAAGTACCGTGCTGCCATGACGATTCGTCTTACCTGCGTTCGCGCTTGGGCCAGAGCGGCGCTTGTCGTCGAACGGCCAGACGCGTGGTGCGTCAGGCCGAATCCACCATATGGGGGGCCGCCGCGGCGCGAAGTCGCGTCCAAGCACACTCGGCGCGCTATCGTCAGAGGGATAACCCTGTTCAGGCGTTTCCCAATAGCGTGCCGAATTTGATCGCAGCACCGTATCGCGTGCCCGAAAGCGCTATGCGAGGGGTGGGAAGCAACACAGGCATCGGAGGCGTCGATGGGCGCATCGGGGGGTGTTATGGAGCAGGGCAAGGACCGTTCGCTCGTGAGCAAGGTCATGGACGGGCTCGTGTCGGGCATCGTCGAAGAAAAATACGGAGCGATTCTGCCGCCGCAGGACGTGTTGTCGAAGGAGTTCGACGTGAGCCGCACCGTCATGCGCGAAGCGCTGTCGATGTTGCTTGCGCGGCACATGCTCGACGTGCGGCCGAAAGTGGGCACGCGCATCCGCGCCATGCGCGACTGGCGCATGATCGACGAAGATGTCGTGAACTGGCGTTTCCGGGCCAAGCCGGATCCGCTTTTCATGCGTGACGTCATCGAGTTTCGGATGCTGATCGAACCGCGCGCGGCGGCGCAGGCGGCCTCGCGTGCGAGCGTCTCCGAGGTGGCGGGCATTCGCGAGGCGTTCGACGCATTCAAGATGCTCGCGCCCGATGACCCCGGCTACGCGGCGGCGGAAGAACTGTTGC encodes the following:
- a CDS encoding FadR/GntR family transcriptional regulator, with product MEQGKDRSLVSKVMDGLVSGIVEEKYGAILPPQDVLSKEFDVSRTVMREALSMLLARHMLDVRPKVGTRIRAMRDWRMIDEDVVNWRFRAKPDPLFMRDVIEFRMLIEPRAAAQAASRASVSEVAGIREAFDAFKMLAPDDPGYAAAEELLHTRIVHASGNQFFQQMAAIIRGALAATKPVLSEKPGAWEISVRTHGRLVEAVERRDPQEAEAAALALIELAADEVSREFSVEVPGRR
- a CDS encoding Crp/Fnr family transcriptional regulator, translated to MLTLQSDLHGNHLLGALPPHEWQALTPHLELVHLRTEQLLCDCGHKIHHVYFPTTAIISILSMMEDGGSVELAAVGREGMTGVQVLTGGETMPSRVQVQCAGFAYRMSAQQLKHEIARSDLLRRLMLLYMQALLTQVAQTAACNRHHSLSKQLCRWLLIEVDRAATNELAVTQQMIADMLGVRREGITEAAGKLHALGLIHHSRGHIKVLDRKGLESRACECYGLVKREFDRLLPSLRQTDTVS